The Hymenobacter baengnokdamensis genome includes a region encoding these proteins:
- a CDS encoding alpha-N-arabinofuranosidase — translation MLFPTLFRRPAGRRHWLAFALAAAVMAPVAPALAQATVPVMVQAGDAKVFISKDIYGQFAEHLGRCIYGGFWVEPGLNVPRQGRLRLDVVEALRKIHVPNMRWPGGCYADAYHWRDGIGPTAQRPPRLNVWWGDAVEDNSFGTHEFLELCGLIGCEPYLAANVGSGTVQEMASWMEYLNSSADTPLTRERAQNGHPKPYGVTLWGIGNESWGCGGNMTPEYYSDVYKRYATFAHNYPGSPPLRHVVSGANGDDANWTETCMKRIPLNQMWAITLHQYTLPTGNWSKKGPATGFDEAQYFSTVRNCLKMDAVVTRHAAIMDKYDPQKKVALLVDEWGVWTDVEPGTNPGFLYQQNTLRDALVAGTTLNIFNNHADRVRGANLAQAVNVLQALILTDKERMLLTPTYHVFDLYQVHQDAQLLPLQFSSPDYLLNGERIPALNASASKDKNGVVHVSLVNLDPSHSFRMEMALPGMSWKTVTGRILTSAKVSDYNTFDQPDNIRLATFSGARKRGDKLAVEMPPKSVVVLEVK, via the coding sequence ATGTTGTTTCCAACCCTTTTCCGACGGCCGGCTGGCCGTCGGCACTGGCTGGCCTTTGCGCTGGCCGCCGCTGTCATGGCCCCCGTAGCGCCCGCCCTGGCCCAGGCCACGGTGCCCGTAATGGTGCAGGCTGGCGATGCTAAAGTGTTTATTAGCAAAGATATATACGGGCAATTTGCCGAGCACCTCGGGCGCTGCATCTACGGCGGCTTCTGGGTTGAGCCCGGCCTGAACGTGCCCCGGCAGGGCCGCCTGCGCCTGGACGTAGTGGAGGCCCTGCGCAAAATCCACGTTCCCAATATGCGCTGGCCCGGCGGCTGCTACGCCGACGCCTACCACTGGCGCGATGGCATTGGGCCCACCGCCCAGCGGCCCCCGCGCCTCAACGTGTGGTGGGGCGACGCGGTGGAGGACAACAGCTTCGGCACCCACGAGTTTCTGGAGCTGTGCGGCCTCATCGGCTGCGAGCCCTACCTGGCGGCCAACGTTGGCAGCGGCACGGTGCAGGAGATGGCCAGCTGGATGGAGTACCTCAACTCCAGCGCCGATACGCCCCTGACCCGCGAGCGCGCCCAAAACGGCCACCCCAAGCCCTACGGCGTCACGCTCTGGGGTATTGGCAACGAAAGCTGGGGCTGCGGCGGCAACATGACGCCCGAGTACTACTCGGATGTGTACAAGCGCTACGCCACCTTCGCCCACAACTACCCCGGCTCGCCGCCGCTGCGCCACGTGGTAAGCGGGGCCAACGGCGACGATGCCAACTGGACGGAAACGTGCATGAAGCGCATTCCGCTCAACCAGATGTGGGCCATTACGCTGCACCAGTACACGCTGCCCACCGGCAACTGGTCCAAGAAGGGCCCCGCCACCGGCTTCGACGAGGCGCAATATTTCAGCACGGTGCGCAACTGCCTGAAAATGGACGCGGTAGTGACCAGGCACGCGGCCATTATGGACAAGTACGACCCCCAGAAAAAGGTGGCGCTGCTCGTGGATGAGTGGGGCGTGTGGACCGACGTAGAGCCCGGCACCAACCCCGGCTTTCTGTATCAGCAAAACACCCTGCGCGATGCGCTGGTGGCCGGCACCACCCTCAATATCTTTAATAATCACGCCGACCGGGTGCGCGGGGCCAACCTCGCCCAGGCCGTGAACGTGCTGCAGGCCTTGATTTTAACGGATAAAGAGCGGATGCTGCTCACGCCCACTTATCACGTCTTCGACCTCTACCAGGTGCACCAGGATGCGCAGCTGCTGCCCCTGCAATTCAGCAGCCCCGACTACCTGCTGAATGGCGAGAGAATTCCGGCCCTGAACGCCTCCGCCTCGAAAGATAAGAACGGCGTGGTGCACGTGTCGCTCGTCAACCTCGACCCCAGCCATAGCTTCCGAATGGAGATGGCGCTGCCCGGCATGAGCTGGAAAACCGTGACGGGCAGGATATTGACCTCGGCGAAAGTCAGCGACTACAACACGTTTGACCAGCCCGACAACATCAGGTTAGCGACGTTTAGCGGCGCCAGGAAGCGCGGCGATAAGCTGGCCGTGGAAATGCCACCCAAATCGGTGGTGGTGCTGGAAGTGAAGTAA
- a CDS encoding lactonase family protein — MTKTTAFHLWGRPLAAFLAVAVLGSCARTMRDTTSGESSTIGSLVYVGTNVGGDQAASIYLYRLHPATGALTPVSVQRGGDHPTYLTMDATHRHLYAVSESGTFRGQANTGGVSAFAVDAQTGALALLNQQPSRGAGPCYISLDHTGKEVLVANYGGGSVSVLPLQADGKLAPASANDQHQPPLGPHKNQDHAHAHCFITDPVNRYAFAVDLGTDKVYAYRFNATTGQLRPQAKPAFLARPGAGPRHLTFHPNGHFAYLENELNSTVTALDYDTTGTFTELQTLSTLPAGFKGENSGADVHVSPDGRFLYTSNRGDNSLAVFAIEPVTGRLTLVQHISTQGQTPRNFALDPSGRILLVANQNSDNIFTYRIDAKSGKLSPTGESVSLPSPMFLEVLPDFTK, encoded by the coding sequence ATGACTAAAACTACTGCTTTTCACCTTTGGGGGCGCCCGCTGGCGGCCTTCCTGGCCGTTGCTGTGCTGGGCAGCTGCGCCCGCACCATGCGCGACACTACCTCCGGCGAGTCGTCTACTATCGGCAGCCTCGTATACGTGGGTACGAATGTGGGCGGCGACCAGGCGGCCAGCATTTATCTCTATCGCCTGCATCCGGCCACGGGCGCGCTGACGCCAGTAAGCGTGCAGCGCGGCGGCGACCACCCGACTTACCTGACGATGGATGCCACGCACCGCCATTTGTACGCGGTGAGTGAAAGCGGCACCTTCCGGGGCCAGGCCAATACTGGTGGCGTTAGTGCCTTTGCCGTCGATGCCCAGACCGGCGCCTTGGCCCTGCTCAACCAGCAGCCCTCGCGCGGGGCGGGGCCGTGCTACATCAGCCTCGACCACACGGGTAAGGAAGTGCTGGTAGCCAATTATGGCGGGGGAAGTGTGAGCGTGTTGCCACTGCAAGCCGATGGGAAGCTGGCTCCCGCCTCGGCTAACGACCAGCATCAGCCGCCGCTGGGACCGCACAAAAACCAGGACCACGCGCACGCGCACTGTTTTATCACAGACCCGGTCAATCGCTACGCCTTTGCCGTGGACCTGGGTACGGATAAGGTATATGCCTACCGGTTTAACGCAACTACTGGCCAGCTGCGGCCCCAGGCCAAGCCGGCGTTTTTGGCCCGGCCGGGCGCGGGGCCGCGCCACCTCACGTTTCATCCCAATGGCCACTTCGCCTACCTCGAAAATGAGCTGAACTCGACCGTAACGGCGCTGGATTATGATACCACCGGCACGTTTACCGAATTGCAGACGCTCTCGACGCTGCCGGCCGGCTTCAAGGGAGAAAATTCGGGGGCCGATGTGCACGTCAGTCCCGACGGGCGCTTTCTCTATACGTCTAACCGGGGGGATAACAGCTTGGCAGTCTTTGCGATTGAGCCGGTTACGGGCCGCCTGACGCTGGTGCAGCACATCAGCACCCAGGGCCAGACGCCCCGCAACTTTGCCCTCGACCCCAGCGGCCGAATACTACTGGTTGCCAATCAGAATTCGGATAACATCTTCACCTACCGCATCGATGCCAAGTCGGGCAAGCTTTCGCCCACCGGCGAATCGGTAAGCCTGCCTTCGCCCATGTTTTTGGAAGTACTGCCCGATTTTACCAAGTGA
- a CDS encoding endo-1,4-beta-xylanase, which translates to MKNNMYRLALASVLFTGAVGLSSSQRPPAEKGLKDYYQAYFPIGVAVSPQALKNPAEVALILRQFNSLTPENDMKMGPIHPEENRYNWGPADAIVDFAQAHQLRVRGHNLCWHEQTPRWLFKNADGSPVSKELLLRRLHDHIDTVVKRYKGKIYAWDVVNEAVADDSTQLLRNSDWYKICGEDFIAEAFRYAHAADPQAVLFYNDYNTERPGKRERIYQLLKKLKQAKVPIDAVGLQGHWSLVEPTEKDLRATIERFASLGLKVQITELDVSVYPWEKDRRARRPGESDAYTPEMQQKQTAQYKLFFKVFRDEVKYLTGVTFWNISDHYTWLDSYPVAGRKNHPLLFDENFKPKPAYYEVVNF; encoded by the coding sequence ATGAAAAACAATATGTATCGGCTGGCCCTGGCCAGTGTGCTGTTTACCGGCGCCGTCGGCCTTAGCAGCAGCCAGCGCCCGCCCGCCGAAAAGGGCCTCAAAGATTACTACCAGGCCTATTTCCCCATCGGCGTGGCCGTGTCGCCGCAGGCCTTGAAAAACCCGGCCGAGGTGGCGCTCATTCTCCGGCAGTTCAACAGCCTGACGCCGGAGAACGATATGAAGATGGGCCCCATTCACCCCGAAGAAAACCGCTACAACTGGGGGCCGGCCGATGCCATCGTGGACTTTGCCCAGGCCCACCAGCTGCGCGTGCGCGGCCACAACCTCTGCTGGCACGAGCAAACGCCCAGGTGGCTGTTTAAAAACGCGGACGGCAGCCCGGTGAGCAAAGAATTGCTGCTCAGGCGCTTGCACGACCACATCGATACCGTGGTAAAGCGCTACAAAGGTAAGATTTATGCCTGGGATGTGGTCAACGAAGCGGTTGCTGACGACAGCACGCAGCTCCTGCGCAACTCGGACTGGTATAAAATCTGCGGCGAGGATTTTATTGCCGAAGCCTTCCGCTACGCCCACGCTGCCGACCCTCAAGCGGTGCTGTTTTACAACGACTACAACACCGAGCGCCCCGGCAAGCGCGAGCGCATCTACCAGCTGCTCAAGAAATTAAAGCAGGCCAAGGTGCCCATCGATGCGGTAGGGCTACAGGGGCACTGGTCGCTGGTCGAGCCCACCGAAAAAGACCTGCGCGCCACCATCGAGCGCTTCGCTTCGCTGGGGCTGAAGGTGCAGATTACCGAGCTCGACGTGTCGGTGTACCCCTGGGAAAAGGACCGCCGCGCCCGGCGCCCCGGCGAGTCGGACGCCTACACGCCCGAGATGCAGCAAAAGCAAACGGCTCAGTACAAGCTGTTTTTCAAGGTGTTCCGTGACGAGGTAAAGTACCTGACCGGCGTAACCTTCTGGAATATCTCCGACCACTACACCTGGCTCGATAGCTACCCCGTGGCCGGCCGCAAAAACCACCCGCTGCTGTTCGATGAGAATTTCAAGCCCAAGCCGGCGTACTACGAAGTGGTTAACTTTTAG
- a CDS encoding glycosyl hydrolase 115 family protein — MRAIITHLRGALALLLLPVLAVAQPAALPVGTSYISATESAGSFPLFANGRAATLYASPGEWPGVLRAARDVQADLGRVTGQKPALRTSPPQGRQPVVLIGTIGHSALIDKLVKAGKLDVKSLAGRWETFVVQPVANPLPGVRQALVVAGSDKRGTIYGLYDLSQQMGVSPWYWWADVPVPPQKSLYVAAGRHTLGTPQVKYRGIFINDEAPAFAGWAKAKFGGINHQAYEHVFELILRLKGNYLWPAMWGNAFNDDDKADPQLADEYGIVMGTSHHEPMLRAQQEWKRYGHGAWNYQTNDSTLREFWRQGIRNMGRHESLVTIGMRGDGDEPMSEGSNIALLEKIVADQRKIIARTTGRPAGQTPQVWALYKEVQDYYDKGMRVPDDVTLLLCDDNWGNIRKLPKLAAPPRRGGYGIYYHFDYVGGPRNYKWLNTNPLPRIREQMSLAKDYGADRIWIVNVGDLKPMELPISFFLDLAWNPKAIPADGVAAYTQRWAAQQFGPQYAAEIADILARYAKYNARRKPELLDATTYSLATGEWATVVADYTTLATRAEAINQKLPAAARDAYFELVLHPVLACANLNELYYTVALNREAAKTKQPNTNALAEKARALFAKDAEISRRYNTLAGGKWNHMMDQTHIGYTYWQQPPVDTMPEVVTLAAGTAPAPTTNAVTPEKADYVSIEAEYFTQAVNGGGVSWQRLPDLGRTAGAVTSIPTTAAPTATPGGNTPHLDYRITLSQAGPVAVSAYLAPTLDFTNTTGLRYAVSIDDEAPQLVNLHTGLSPDNGNKPWEQAVASNIILKTSQHHVAAAGPHVLRFWRVDPGVVLEKLVVSPGAVPASYLGPPQNVAVPATKGSLGSR, encoded by the coding sequence ATGCGTGCTATCATCACTCACCTTCGCGGTGCGCTGGCGCTGCTGCTCCTGCCGGTGCTGGCCGTGGCGCAGCCGGCGGCGCTGCCTGTTGGCACCAGCTATATCTCGGCTACCGAAAGCGCGGGCAGCTTTCCGCTCTTTGCCAATGGCCGGGCCGCCACGCTCTACGCCAGCCCCGGCGAGTGGCCCGGCGTGCTGCGCGCCGCCCGCGATGTGCAGGCCGACCTCGGGCGCGTGACCGGCCAAAAGCCGGCCCTGCGCACCAGCCCGCCGCAGGGCCGGCAGCCGGTAGTGCTTATTGGCACAATTGGGCATAGCGCCTTGATAGATAAGCTGGTAAAAGCCGGTAAGCTCGACGTGAAAAGCCTGGCCGGGCGCTGGGAAACCTTCGTGGTGCAGCCCGTGGCCAACCCGCTCCCCGGCGTGCGTCAGGCGCTGGTGGTGGCCGGCAGCGATAAGCGGGGTACTATATATGGTCTGTACGATTTATCGCAGCAGATGGGCGTTTCGCCCTGGTACTGGTGGGCCGATGTGCCCGTGCCGCCGCAAAAAAGCCTGTACGTGGCCGCCGGCCGCCACACGCTGGGCACGCCGCAGGTGAAGTACCGGGGAATTTTTATCAATGACGAAGCGCCGGCCTTTGCGGGTTGGGCGAAGGCAAAGTTTGGCGGCATCAATCACCAGGCGTATGAGCATGTGTTCGAGCTGATTCTGCGTTTGAAAGGCAATTACCTGTGGCCCGCCATGTGGGGCAATGCCTTCAACGACGATGACAAGGCCGACCCGCAGCTGGCCGATGAATACGGGATTGTGATGGGCACTTCGCACCACGAGCCTATGCTGCGCGCCCAGCAGGAGTGGAAGCGCTACGGCCACGGCGCCTGGAACTACCAGACCAACGACAGCACGCTGCGTGAGTTCTGGCGGCAGGGAATCCGCAACATGGGCCGGCACGAAAGCCTGGTTACCATTGGGATGCGCGGCGACGGCGACGAGCCCATGAGCGAAGGCAGCAACATTGCGCTGCTCGAAAAAATAGTGGCCGACCAGCGCAAAATCATCGCCCGGACTACTGGCCGGCCCGCCGGCCAGACGCCCCAGGTGTGGGCGCTCTATAAGGAAGTACAGGACTACTACGACAAGGGCATGCGCGTGCCCGACGACGTGACGCTGCTGCTCTGCGACGACAACTGGGGGAATATTCGCAAGCTGCCCAAGCTAGCCGCCCCGCCCCGGCGCGGCGGCTACGGCATCTACTACCATTTTGATTACGTGGGTGGGCCGCGTAATTACAAATGGCTCAATACCAACCCGCTGCCGCGCATCCGGGAGCAGATGAGCCTGGCTAAGGACTACGGCGCCGACCGCATCTGGATTGTGAACGTGGGCGACCTCAAGCCGATGGAGCTGCCAATCTCATTCTTCCTCGACCTGGCCTGGAACCCGAAAGCCATTCCGGCCGACGGGGTAGCGGCCTACACCCAGCGCTGGGCGGCCCAGCAGTTTGGCCCCCAATACGCCGCCGAAATTGCCGATATCCTCGCCAGGTATGCCAAGTACAATGCCCGCCGCAAGCCCGAGCTGCTCGATGCCACTACCTACAGCCTGGCTACCGGCGAATGGGCCACGGTAGTAGCCGATTACACTACCCTTGCTACCCGTGCGGAGGCCATCAACCAAAAGCTGCCGGCCGCGGCCCGCGATGCCTACTTCGAGCTGGTGCTGCACCCGGTGCTGGCCTGCGCCAACCTCAACGAGCTGTACTACACCGTGGCCCTGAACCGCGAAGCGGCAAAAACCAAGCAGCCCAACACCAATGCGCTGGCCGAAAAAGCCCGGGCGCTGTTTGCCAAAGACGCCGAAATCTCGCGGCGCTACAATACCCTGGCCGGGGGCAAGTGGAACCATATGATGGACCAGACCCACATCGGCTACACCTACTGGCAGCAGCCGCCCGTCGATACGATGCCCGAAGTGGTGACGCTGGCCGCCGGCACGGCGCCGGCGCCGACGACCAACGCCGTAACACCCGAAAAAGCTGACTACGTGTCGATTGAAGCCGAGTACTTCACGCAGGCCGTGAATGGCGGGGGCGTAAGCTGGCAGCGCCTGCCCGACCTGGGCCGCACGGCGGGAGCCGTAACGAGCATCCCCACCACGGCCGCGCCCACGGCCACGCCGGGCGGCAACACCCCGCATCTCGATTACCGCATTACGCTCTCCCAGGCCGGCCCGGTAGCAGTGAGCGCCTACCTGGCCCCGACCCTCGATTTTACCAATACCACCGGCCTGCGCTACGCCGTGTCGATTGACGACGAAGCGCCGCAGCTCGTCAACCTGCACACCGGCCTCAGCCCCGACAACGGCAACAAGCCCTGGGAGCAGGCCGTGGCCAGTAATATCATCCTTAAAACCTCGCAGCACCACGTGGCGGCGGCCGGCCCGCACGTCCTCAGGTTCTGGCGCGTCGACCCCGGCGTGGTGCTCGAAAAGCTGGTGGTGAGCCCCGGTGCCGTGCCCGCCAGCTACCTTGGCCCACCCCAGAACGTGGCGGTGCCAGCTACGAAAGGCAGTTTGGGTAGTCGGTAA